A genomic stretch from Lathyrus oleraceus cultivar Zhongwan6 chromosome 2, CAAS_Psat_ZW6_1.0, whole genome shotgun sequence includes:
- the LOC127120298 gene encoding seven transmembrane protein 1 isoform X1, translating to MQPSYCVKENKPCVGWVQSYFSDCLCNLNDDISFTFGFISLLCWSLAEVPQIITNFRAKSSHGVSLVFLLTWVAGDIFNLVGCLLEPATLPTQYYTALLYTITTILLVLQSFYYDYIYKWCKRRQKINVEEAYEEEKKPLKPKQAHESGIPIRSGKHRSIPSRPEYYYGSARSLAGNMTPPSRTYLRVAKSGPSAMGLSEDSSSDDESHSPPTTQPRLIPRSAGSYGTFLATSVSLPMQGNALKVGYIALTGRKLLSQEHATHHSALGQWLGWLMAAIYCGGRIPQIWLNIKRGSVEGLNPLMFVFAMIANITYVGSILVRTTEWESIKANMPWLLDAGVCVALDLFIIMQYINYRYHRKTSANDGYGNYENHKVRKTIVS from the exons ATGCAACCCTCTTATTGTGTGAAGGAAAATAAACCCTGTGTGGGTTGGGTTCAAAGCTACTTCAGTGACTGTCTCTGCAATTTGAACGATGATATCTCATTCACTTTTGGTTTCATCAGTTTACTTTGTTGGAGTCTTGCTGAAGTTCCTCAGATTATCACTAATTTTCGTGCCAAGTCTAGTCATGGTGTTTCTCTTGTTTTTCTCCTCACTTGGGTTGCTGG AGATATATTCAACTTGGTGGGTTGTCTTCTAGAACCAGCTACT TTGCCAACCCAATACTACACAGCTCTG CTTTACACAATCACAACAATTTTATTAGTATTGCAAAGCTTCTATTATGACTACATCTATAAATGGTGCAAACGTCGTCAAAAAATCAACGTTGAAGAG GCTTATGAGGAAGAGAAAAAACCATTGAAACCAAAACAAGCACATGAGTCAGGGATTCCAATAAGAAGTGGCAAACATAGATCAATTCCTAGTAGACCAGAGTATTACTATGG ATCAGCAAGATCGTTGGCGGGTAACATGACTCCGCCGTCTCGAACATACTTGAGAGTTGCTAAAAGTGGACCATCAGCAATGGGATTAAGCGAAGATTCTTCTTCTGATGACGAGTCACATTCACCTCCTACAACACAACCCAGACTAATCCCTCGTTCTGCG GGGAGCTATGGAACATTTCTAGCAACATCAGTTAGTTTGCCCATGCAGGGTAATGCTTTGAAAGTGGGATACATAGCACTGACAGGAAGAAAACTACTCTCCCAA GAACATGCAACACATCACAGTGCATTGGGTCAATGGTTGGGATGGCTCATGGCCGCTATCTATTGCGGCGGTCGAATTCCTCAAATATGGTTAAAT ATTAAAAGAGGGAGTGTTGAG GGGCTAAATCCTCTCATGTTCGTCTTTGCAATGATTGCCAATATCACTTATGTGGGAAG TATTCTTGTAAGAACTACAGAATGGGAAAGTATCAAAGCTAATATGCCATGGTTATTGGATGCAGGAGTTTGTGTTGCATTGGACCTATTT ATAATAATGCAGTACATCAATTACAGATACCATCGGAAGACAAGTGCAAATGATGGTTATGGTAACTATGAAAACCACAAAGTGAGAAAAACTATAGTTTCTTGA
- the LOC127120298 gene encoding probable vacuolar amino acid transporter YPQ1 isoform X2 — protein sequence MQPSYCVKENKPCVGWVQSYFSDCLCNLNDDISFTFGFISLLCWSLAEVPQIITNFRAKSSHGVSLVFLLTWVAGDIFNLVGCLLEPATLPTQYYTALLYTITTILLVLQSFYYDYIYKWCKRRQKINVEEAYEEEKKPLKPKQAHESGIPIRSGKHRSIPSRPEYYYGSARSLAGNMTPPSRTYLRVAKSGPSAMGLSEDSSSDDESHSPPTTQPRLIPRSAGSYGTFLATSVSLPMQGNALKVGYIALTGRKLLSQEHATHHSALGQWLGWLMAAIYCGGRIPQIWLNIKRGSVEYSCKNYRMGKYQS from the exons ATGCAACCCTCTTATTGTGTGAAGGAAAATAAACCCTGTGTGGGTTGGGTTCAAAGCTACTTCAGTGACTGTCTCTGCAATTTGAACGATGATATCTCATTCACTTTTGGTTTCATCAGTTTACTTTGTTGGAGTCTTGCTGAAGTTCCTCAGATTATCACTAATTTTCGTGCCAAGTCTAGTCATGGTGTTTCTCTTGTTTTTCTCCTCACTTGGGTTGCTGG AGATATATTCAACTTGGTGGGTTGTCTTCTAGAACCAGCTACT TTGCCAACCCAATACTACACAGCTCTG CTTTACACAATCACAACAATTTTATTAGTATTGCAAAGCTTCTATTATGACTACATCTATAAATGGTGCAAACGTCGTCAAAAAATCAACGTTGAAGAG GCTTATGAGGAAGAGAAAAAACCATTGAAACCAAAACAAGCACATGAGTCAGGGATTCCAATAAGAAGTGGCAAACATAGATCAATTCCTAGTAGACCAGAGTATTACTATGG ATCAGCAAGATCGTTGGCGGGTAACATGACTCCGCCGTCTCGAACATACTTGAGAGTTGCTAAAAGTGGACCATCAGCAATGGGATTAAGCGAAGATTCTTCTTCTGATGACGAGTCACATTCACCTCCTACAACACAACCCAGACTAATCCCTCGTTCTGCG GGGAGCTATGGAACATTTCTAGCAACATCAGTTAGTTTGCCCATGCAGGGTAATGCTTTGAAAGTGGGATACATAGCACTGACAGGAAGAAAACTACTCTCCCAA GAACATGCAACACATCACAGTGCATTGGGTCAATGGTTGGGATGGCTCATGGCCGCTATCTATTGCGGCGGTCGAATTCCTCAAATATGGTTAAAT ATTAAAAGAGGGAGTGTTGAG TATTCTTGTAAGAACTACAGAATGGGAAAGTATCAAAGCTAA